In Syntrophales bacterium, a single window of DNA contains:
- a CDS encoding tyrosine-type recombinase/integrase produces the protein MEDFKRTPAKKKAKQIAKILKPERPDYNYLREIFRSLRKDLNVKVAAAPTRLPYVPSEEEIKRFYEAAWQSKNIKHILIIKTLLYTGIRVSELVNVKISDVDFNQCRIRINKEKENKDRIVPFPETFREALAVHAQTMREKGAAYLFESSWKRPYSDRGVRKVLEAYTEKAGIKRSISPHRLRYFLLTWLKKQGIDDSLIQPYSGHETRKSLEIYSKLAYTNAQKEYNAVIKDFPV, from the coding sequence ATGGAAGATTTCAAACGAACACCGGCAAAGAAAAAAGCGAAGCAGATAGCAAAAATTCTGAAACCGGAACGGCCGGATTACAATTATCTCAGAGAAATATTCAGAAGCCTGAGAAAAGATCTTAACGTCAAGGTGGCTGCTGCACCAACACGACTTCCCTATGTTCCTTCTGAAGAAGAGATAAAACGGTTCTATGAGGCCGCATGGCAATCCAAAAACATTAAGCACATTCTGATTATAAAAACGCTTTTATATACGGGAATAAGAGTCAGCGAGCTGGTCAATGTGAAGATTTCAGATGTTGACTTTAATCAGTGCCGGATAAGAATAAATAAAGAAAAAGAGAATAAAGACCGAATAGTTCCTTTCCCGGAAACATTTAGAGAGGCTCTGGCTGTACATGCGCAAACCATGAGGGAAAAAGGAGCGGCTTATCTGTTCGAATCCTCATGGAAGAGGCCTTATTCTGACAGAGGGGTGAGAAAGGTATTGGAGGCTTATACTGAAAAAGCGGGAATTAAGCGGTCAATCTCACCTCACAGACTCAGGTATTTTTTGTTGACATGGCTGAAAAAGCAAGGGATTGATGACTCTCTCATACAGCCGTATTCCGGTCATGAAACCAGAAAGTCTCTTGAGATTTATTCAAAGCTGGCGTACACTAACGCCCAAAAGGAGTACAATGCGGTTATTAA